The Mangrovivirga cuniculi genomic sequence GATGCAGTGTGCTTCATCAATTGCGAGAAGAGAAACATCAGTTCTTTTCATTCTCTCAATAAATAACTTCGTATGTAACCGTTCTGGAGAAACGTATAAAATCTTAACAGCTCCCTGAACGGCATTTTCCAATGTGATATCAACTTCTCTCGATGACATCGATGATTGAATCGATGCCGCAGGTATTCCACGGCTTTTCAAAGCCTGAACCTGATCTTTCATCAATGCTATTAGAGGAGATACTACAACGGTCAATCCCGGTAATAAAAGTGCAGGTATCTGATAACATACAGACTTACCACCCCCTGTTGGTAATAGAGCAAGCACATCTTTACCAAACAATGCGGAAGAAATGATCTCCCGCTGTTTGGGCCGGAAATCATTATATCCCCAGTATTTACGAAGTATCTCTTCTGGAGTCATCTACCAGGTTAAAGGTTCTTTATTTAAAAATGAACTAATTCCTTTTTTACAATCGTCAGTAGCTCTTGCTTTTGCATTCATCTCTGAAGCATAGTTTAGGGCTTCGTCAAGAGAAAGATTCTGAACCTTGTGAATCATCTTTTTAGTTATGGAAATCGAATCCCCGGAATTAGTTGTATTTAATTTTTCAGCAAAAGACATCACGTAATCTTCCAGATCTTCAGCATCAATAACTTTATTAACTATCCCTATATTGGCTGCCTCCTCTGCTGAAATCAGATCTCCACTTAATAATAATTCTTTAGCTTTAGCCTCTCCTATTTTTCTGAGAAGAAAAACCAAAACCATAGCAGGAACGAATCCGATCTTCACCTCTGTATAGCCAAACTTTGCTTCCGGAACAGAAAAAGTAAAATCACATACATTGGCCAGGCCACATCCCCGGCAATTGCGTGTCCCTGAACACATGCTATGATTGTTTTTGGATAATCATAGATCATGTAAAAAAGTTCTTTCAGGTGATTAGAATCAGCAAGATTTTCTTCAAAAGTATTTGTTTGAAGGTCCTGAAGGTAGGCCAGGTCTGCACCTGCACAAAAAGCCTTCCCGCTCCCCTTTATTACTACAGTTTTTACCGAAGTCTCATCCTCCCAGGCTAAAAGCTGTCCTTTTAATTCTGAAACCAATTCCTGGTTTAGCGCATTTCGCTTTTCAGGTCTGTTTAAAGTAATTACTCCGGTACGTCCTTCAATATTAGTAACTATTGTTTTCATTTAGATAGGGTTAATGAGTGATATTCACTCAAAGTTAATCGCTTTATTCTTTTTTCCTTACCAGTGATTTCCTTTTCCGAAATTAAACTTTGGTTACCGATTAATATAATTGCATCGATAGAATTAATAAACCTTTCTTTCAAAAAATCATCATTTTGATCATTAAATAATATCAAATATGATTTCATGGTTCCCTCTTCATTAACATTCAGTATCAAATTCTTATTCGCATCCTCCTTACTATCTCTGATTTTTATCTCGCCTTCCCCATTATTATATCTATGTAATCCATCAAGGATGCCCTTTTTAAATCCAGTAAGACTTTCTTTTCCGGAATCCAATCGGTCTGCGATTCCATTCTTGCAATTAATCAACAAAACTTCATCCTGAAGTCTGACAAGTTGCAAAGGGTTGGTATTATTCTGAAGCCCGAAAATTATTCTCGAAAAAACTAAGCCTGTTAAAAGAAGAATAGAAATCGCAGTTGTGATCTTCTTTGATTTTTCGGCTATACAATTTACTAACAACAGAATCCCAATTGAAAATATCCCAAATTCGTAAACAGAAGGTTTTGGAAAATAAAGAATCCAATCTAAATCTGATAAAGAATCCATCACCCGGTGCTGGTAACTAATCAGCCAATCGACAATACCTGAGAGTACATCAATTTTGACATTTAATTTCCATAGAATAACCATTATCCAGCCTCCATATAAATATAAAGGTATCAAAATGGCCATAGGAATATTAATGAGTAATGACAATGGAGACCAGTAGCCAAAATGATAAAGCATCAATGGGAAGGTTGCGATCTGGGCAGCCAAACTAACATTTATCAATTTAAAAATATTATTCAACCAGTTAAACTGGCTTCCATAAAGGCTGTTTAATCGGGGGTACAATAATACAATACCCAGAACAGCAGCATAGGATAATTGAAAAGAAAGTCTAAAGAGATTCGCCGGATCGAAAAGGCATAAGAAAAAAGCCGATGCGAAAATACTGTTTATTACAGAATAGTTCTTATCGAGGCATTTTCCTACCCATATTAGAGTAAACATAAATGCTGCACGACAAACCGAAGGAGCAGATCCACTTAGTAAAGCATAACTCCATAAAACAAATATTCCGATAATAATTAAAGTCAGTCGAAAAAATGGAATCTTATCTTTAAAAGAAGCTATTAATTTATAAAGCCAAATCAACAACATAAAAACTAAGCCAACATGCATTCCGGAAACAGCCAAAACATGAAGTAAGCCTAATGTAGCGTATTGCTTTTCCAGTCTATCATCAAGTTCAGACCGGTCACCAAGTGACAGTGCATTGATTATGGCCCTGGAATCTTCTCTTTGTAAACCTAATTCGTTCTGAATAGCCTGCCTGATATCATATCTTAAACTGTAAATTCTATTTTTGATAGAATAGATTAATCCTTCTCTCCTTTCAATCAATTCTACCTCATGACTTTTAAGATATAATAGGCCCGTAAAACCTTCATTTAATAAATATTGCTGATAGTCAAATACTCCGGGAATCATCATTTTGTCAGGCATAAAAACCCGTCCTTTAACTTTGAGTAGGTCACCGGAATAAAATCGGTTAGACGCCGCTTGTTTTTCGATGTTTAATTTTATCCTGGACGAAGCAGGATCGCTCATTACCAATGCAGAAGCCTCAATTTTCGCTGTATTTTCTTTAGTGATGGATTCAATTTTGACGACATGTCCGTCACCCTCAATTTTGCGTAACTGAGTTCGGGTTTCTGAGGAAACAAACATGCCCGTTAAAAAAATAATTCCTAACCCAGCCAAAGAGATTAACCGGATTTTAACCCCTGTAGTAAAACTGAATTTAGGTACAAAACCAATTAGAAATACCAGTAAAACCAGGTAAAGAAAATCCTCAACACCGACAGAGTAGATCCCGGATCTTTCCAGTATAATACCGGTTATTAATGTTAAAAAGTATTTAAAGAAAGGTTGAAAGCGCAAATTTATATTCACGCCTGAAAATTAATAAGCTAATATATTAGAATGAAAAAATAGCCGTTTAAAAAGATGGTTTAGTCATTTTATAGTGCATGATATCGCATTCTTCGAATTGGTCGCCTTCTTTAGCAAACCCAAATCTACTATAAAGTGAAACTGCGGGTAATTGGGCATGAAGGTAAAGTTGCTTCCCTTCTGCCTCTGGTGTTTTCATAATATCCTGAAGTACTTCTTCAACAAGATGATGCCCTACTTTATGACCACGATATTCTTCAAGTACAGCAAAACGCTCCAGTTTGATACCATTTGAAGTGAACCTCCACCTGGCAGTGCCACAAGGTTTACCATCATAAAATGCCAGAAAATGCCTGCTTGAATCTTCAAATTCATCAAACTCATCATCAGGCTCAACGTTTTGTTCCTCAACAAAAACTTTTCTTCTGATTGCAAATACCTGGTCTAAATGACGATCTTCTGAAACGCGTTTTACTTCGATCATTTTTCAGTTTTCTTTTCTGTTTCCGATTTTTTCTTTTCGAAAGCTTTATCGTAGGCATCAATAATACTTCTAACAAGTTTATGCCTGATCACATCACCTCCATCAAAGTAAACAAATTCGATACCTTTTACATTCTTGAGAATTGACATAGCCTCCAGCAAGCCTGATCGCTGATTTTTAGGAAGGTCTACCTGAGAACGGTCCCCATTAATGATAAGCTTGGAATTAGGCCCCATCCTGGTCAGAAACATTTTCATCTGCATGGTAGTGGTGTTTTGTGCCTCATCAAGCAGAATAAAAGCATTATTTAGTGTCCGACCCCTCATATATGCCAGTGGTGCAATTTCTATTACCCGATTCTCCAGGTAATATGTCAGCTTTTCTGAAGGAAGCATGTCATCAAGGGCATCATAAATAGGTCTTAAATAAGGATCTATTTTTTCCTTTAGGTCACCCGGTAAAAACCCAAGATTTTCTCCGGCCTCTACAGCAGGTCGGGTTATAATTATTTTTTTTACTTCTTTATTTTTTAATGCTCTGACAGCAAGAGCAACAGAGATATAGGTTTTACCTGTACCCGCCGGACCAATGGCAAAGATCATATCATTATCCACGATCTTATCTACTAAAACCTTCTGATTTTTGGTTTTAGGCGTGACTTTAAATCCTTTGGTACCATATATTACAACTCCGTCAGTTGCTGCTGCAGCGACATTTTCTTCTTCCTTCTGAATGTACACGCGAACATTGTCAGACGTTACCTTACCATATTTATGATAGTGGGCCACCAGCGCATTAAGGATATCATTTATCCTTAATATTTCTGAAGTATGTCCTTTGATCTTTATTTCATTACCGCGAGATATTATCTTGCTTTTCGGAAAAGCTGCTGCGACTTCATTTATATTTGAATTATCGACTCCCAGAAAGTCAATAAGGGAGACATTTTCAAGCGTAATAGTTTTTTCTACCAAATGATTTTCAATTTATATAGTTCAATACTGAATACTAGGTAAAAATTTTTAGTTTTGCCACAACAAAATTAATCAATAATTTAAACCCTCGTATGGCAATAGTCACTTTTCTGTCAGATTTCGGTAACACTGATCATTACGTTGCAGCCGTAAAGGCTAAAATGCTTCGTGTAAATCCGGGTTTACAGATCATTGACATCTCTCATTCTGTGAGAAAACATAACCTTATTCATTGTTCATACCTACTGAAAAATGTTTTTAGAGAATTTCCTGCTGGTAGTGTTCACCTGGTCTGTGTTGCCGGAGGTCAGGAAGGCGATGGTGAATTTATTGCAGTCAAGCTGGAAGAACATTATTTTGTCGGTAGGGATAATGGATTATTTAGTTTGCTCTCTGACCATGCTTCGATGGGTGTGGTAGAATTAGCAAATAAAGCAGATCAGACTTTCCCTGAAAAGGTTGCTTTGGCCGAAGCTGCTGCCAGATTAGCCAGTGGAGAAACAATACATAATTTGGGACCACGTAAGCCAGAGATGAGAAAACTACTTAACAGGACATCCCGCGCTACAAAAAAGCAAATTCAGGGACATGTCATACATGTGGACCATTTTGGTAACCTTGTGACAAATATCCTCAAACAGGACTTTGATATCCTTACTAAGGAAAGGGGTTTCACAATTATTTTTGGCAGGGAAAAACACAATAAAATTTTTAAAAATTACAATGAAGTTGAGCCCGGAGAATGCTTTACCTTGTTTAACAGCGATGGTGTAATGGAGATTGGCATCTCTCAGGGAAATGCTTCCGAACTTCTGGGCCTTGATTTTGATAGTCCGGTGAACATCATTTTCGATGAATCCACCCCTTAGAAATCGGTTTACCTCATAAACCATACATTGCTAGCATTTGAAAATTAATTCATTTTTTTAGAAGCTCTCTGATAGACAAATTTGCGTAAGCTAAGTAAATAACTATGTCAGAGACTTTTTCACATATCATTCAGGACAACAGAATTAACGAAAAGCAAAATCTATCCCATCTTACAGAGCCGGTGGTGATACTTGATCAGGCCTGGTTTGAATTAACCGCAAAGCTGATCGAATCTACGGGTAAAAAGAATGAGATAAACAAAAAGCTTTTCTCTTTTGCATCTGAATTGTCGAGAAATATGTTTGTGAAATATTTCGAAGACAAAGAATTCAGCTTTTCAGATAAAAAGTTTACTATCTCAAGATACCTTAAAGACAGTGGGCTCGGTAATGTTGAATTATCAACCATCTCAGAAAAAGGAGGCGAAATAATTTCAACCACCTTGTGCAAGAGCTTTGATAAAGAGATCGATAAAGATTTTTTTAGCAATCCTTATGCCATGGGAGTATTGTGCGGAGGACTAAGTGCCGCTTATGATCTTGAGGAAGAAGAATCTTTTACTTATTCAAAAGTGTCTTGCAAATCGGCAGGAGACAGTTTCTGCTCATTTAAAATTGAGAGAATAAGTGAAGAGAACCCTTACTGTTATAATTCTCCGGAATGGGGTAGTTTTCAAATAGCTAATTCATTTACAGTTAATAATCATTTCGATATGATCACGGAGACAGCTATCTCACTTCCGTTTTATGGTGATCATAATGGCGAGATTCAGTGTTTAAATAACTCCTTAGTTAAAGTTTTTAGCAATTACCTGGCATTTTTCCCTTTCCTGATCTGTGAAATAGCTAAAACAGACTCTGAAGGAATGCCGGTATGTAAAAGATATAATAGATTAATATCAGATCTGTTTATTCATTTCTTCGAACATCTCTACAGGTCTGCAGAATGGAAAGGACTAACAATTGATTCTATTCATAAAAATCAGGATATGGCAGATTGCTTAATAGCATTCGTTAATGCCTTAGGTTATGGAAAGTTTATTCGCAAAAGCTACAAGGACAACACGGAGCTTTCTATTATCTGTATTAATAATTTTGAATCAAATTCACAGATCGGATCTAGGCTTATAGAGGATGAAGACCTGAGCAATTTATTTACGACAGGAATGCTCACCGGGCTGATGAGGTTCATTCAAAGTAAAAAAGATCAGAAAAAGCTCTTCAAACTGAATGGAATTGGTTTAAAATCCTTCAAAGCCGAACAATTATCTTCAAGAGTAAAAGGTGAAGATGAAGATATTTTTAGGGTTTACGCCAGGTAAACTGATGATATTGTCAGGTTAACGGATTACCTTTAAAACAAAAAATGCTAATAAGAATAGTCCGTATGAGCTTTGAACCTTCAAAGACGGAAGAGTTTGTTGAAATATTTAAGACCAGTCAGAATAAAATAAAGGCTTTCGAAGGATGTCAGCATGTTGAATTAATGCAGGACCTTGAACATCCGAATGTTTTTTCAACGTATAGTATCTGGGAAAGTGATCTGCATTTACAAAAGTATCGACATTCAGAACTTTTCAAATCAACATGGGCTAAAACAAAAATATTGTTTAACGGCAAACCTGAAGCTCACAGTTATAAAAAGAAAATAGAGTAACAGATCAAAAATTGTTTGATTTGTTTTGACGTTTTAAAAATCTTTAATCAGATTTGCAACCCGAACAAGCCAAAGTGGCGGAACTGGTAGACGCGCACGACTCAAACTCGTGTTCCTTCGGGAGTGAGGGTTCGATTCCCTCCTTTGGTACTAAAAGCTATCGGATATTCCGGTAGCTTTTTTTTATTCTTCCACATCTTTTTTCTATGATCCAGGTCATAAATAGGTAAGGGTCCTAGGCGCTATTTTTGTAAAAAAAACCAATGGTCCTTAAAAATATCATAATAAGAATTATACCCGCCCTAGGTCTTATTGCCCTTATAACAGGAATTTGGACCGGCTTACAACGTATGGGTTACTCTTTACCCATGATATCTCTTTCTGCAGCTTCTCTTCATGGACTTATTATGACAGGAAGCTTCCTGGGAACTTTACTTTCTTTTGAAAGAGCAATGATAAGTCGATATAAAATTTCATTGATCGTTCCAATTATCGCTGGAATTAGTGGTGTGTTCCTTCTTACAGGCCAAACTAATATTGGTCAGATTCTTCTATTAATCGCCAGTATCGGTTATTTGACCATTATTTTCCCTATTTATCTGAAATTCAATACACCAGATATTTTCTTCAATCTGGGAGGTCTCTGCTGGATATTGGGCAATGTATTAATTATGAAAACCGGATTGTTCCCTCAGGCTCTGCCCTGGTGGATCGGATTTTTATTTTTCACAATTTTCGCCGAACGCCTGGCTATTAGTCAGTTTTTAAAAAAATCTGTAGCTGCATCTGTTTTAAAATGGATAATCCTGGTTCTTTTCCTTTTAAGCCTGATGATACCATTTCACAATTCCGGCAATATTGTTTTTGGAATCACTTTAATACTAGCCTCTCTCTGGTTACTAAAGTTTGATATGGCGATTTTCTCTTTAAAAAAAGCTGGATGGCATCGATTCTCTGGCATTACCCTTCTTATCGGTTATGTCTGGCTGGGGATCAGCGGAATTCTTTTCCTATCTGATAAAATGGATCTATTTAATTATGATGCCAAGGTCCACACCTTTTACTTAGGCTTTGTCTTTTCCATGATCTTTGCCCATGCAACACATATTTTTCCTCCACTTTTAAAAGTAGCGGCACCTAAATTCAATCCAATTTTTTACATAATCCTGATTCTTTTTGAGGTCGCACTGATTACCAGAACTATTTCAGATCTTTTTCACCTTCCTGAAATTAGAATCTATTCAGGAATAGTTTCCGGGTCAGCGATACTCCTGTTTTTTGCTACACTTGGTATTATGACCTATCTTAAGCAAAAAGATAATTCTTAATGAATAAATCGGAAATTCCAAAATCCTGGGTTTATACTGCTTTCTTTCATCTGCTCATCGTAGCATTAATCGGGTGCTTATTAAGACTTATGTTTGTTTCTCCCGTTACCTGTGTTACTTACAAATATATCCTGCACGCACATTCACACGTAGCATTCCTGGGATGGGTATTTTCTGCCATTATGATTTTACTACTTAAAACATGGCTCCCCGGTTCTATTTCCAAATTCAGAAGTTTATTCTGGGCAATTCAATTTTCGGTGGTCGGTATGCTGATCACTTTCCCAATTAAAGGCTATTTTCTGTGGTCGATAATTTTTTCAACCCTACATATGGTCTTGGCGACAATATTCGCAATTCGCTTTTATTTAAAAACCAAATCAAAAATTCAAAAAGGTCGTACCTATGATCTAAAATTCATTTACTGGGGTTTTATTTTTATGATTATCTCTTCTATCGGACCTTTTGCCCTGGGTTATTTAATGGCTAATAACATGGGTGGATCGGATTGGTACAGCCTGTCAATTTATTTCTACCTTCATTTTCAGTACAATGGCTTTTTTACTTTCATTCTTATTGGACTTCTGATTTATTTTCTGTCTTCACGAGGAATTGATTTTTCCAAAAAGAAATTAAAATTGATTTTTTATTTAATGGTCATTTCGTGTTTTCTATCTTTTTTTCTATCGACGACATGGGTATGGAAAAACATATATGTTTATGCTATTAGTCTGATTTCTGGTATCCTTCAACTATATGCCTTTTTATTGATTATCACTGAATTAATTCGAAATGTTAAACCTAGCCGAACTAAATTTGGTCGCAGTTCAACCCTGTTAATCAGTATTTCACTGGTTATTTTAATGCTGAAAGGTATTTTGCAGCTGTTAACTGCATTCCCATATTTTGCAGAGCTGGCATTGGTATACAGGGAATTGGTCATCGGATATTTACACCTGGTATTTTTGGGCTTGATAACCCCATTATTATTTGCTTACCTTTTAATTCAAAAATCAATTATCGCTAATCTTTATTTTAGAATTGGTATCCTGATTTATTTTACTGCATTTATATTTACAGAAATATTGCTCTTTGGAGAGAGTTTATATCGCGCTTATTTTTCTAATTCCCTCCCCTACTATTTCGACCTTATTTTTGGGGCCTCTTGCCTTTTCCCCTTTGCAATCTTTATCATGCTTATCTCTCAACACTCTTCCATTATATTTTCGTATAAAAGACAAGGAAACAAGAAAGAAAAATGCCTTGGCCCAATATGATTCAAGTCATATAAAAGTGTGGATACAGGTCTTAGATTTAACTCCTGAAAGAGAGGGAGAATTTACCTTGCTGAACTTTAAAATTCCTGATTAACGAAAATAAAACCATCAATAATGAAATCTACCACTTCTATAGAAAACGAATCACTAAAATCATATCCTGAACCTGAAGTATCTGAAGCAAGTAAAAAGTATTTCAATGGAGATACTCTGGCTGCGGAAGTATGGAAAAATAAATATGCCCTAAAAAATGGTGAGGGTGAATATTTTGAAAGAACTCCGGATAATATGCATAAAAGGATTGCCAGGGAGTTCTCAAGAATTGAAAATAAATATCCGACACCATTAAAAGAAAAAGAGATTTATGCCTTGTTAAAAAATTTCAATTACATCATCCCACAGGGTAGTCCGATGGCCGGTATCGGGAATGACTTCCAGATCTCATCGCTATCGAATTGCTTTGTAATTGGTGTAGAAAACGATGCTGATTCATATGGAGCAATAATGAGTCTGGATGAAGAATTGGTGCAATTGATGAAAAGAAGAGGTGGTGTAGGATTAGATCTATCTTCCGTAAGACCAAAAGGCAGTAAAGTCCACAATTCGGCTTTAACTGCAACGGGAATCGTACCTTTTATGCATCGATTTTCTAATTCAACAAGAGAAGTAGCCCAGGGAGGCCGTCGGGGTGCATTGATGCTAACTCTTTCTTCAAAACATCCAGATGCGCTTGATTTTACAAAAGCCAAAAGGGATACTACTTCTGTAACAGGAGCAAACATTTCCTTAAAAGTAGATGACGAGTTTATTAAAGCAGTAAAAGACCACACTCAATATATTCAGCAATTTCCTTTAAATTCTGAAGACCCTAAACTGACAAAGAAAATTAAAGCTGAAGACCTCTGGGACGAGATAATAGAAGGTGCCTGGAAGTCTGCCGAGCCCGGAGTAATATTCTGGGATACGGTACAACGCGAATCACTTCCTGACAGGTATCACAAACATGGTTTCACCACTACATCAACTAATCCATGTGGTGAAATACCGTTATGCCCGTATGACAGCTGCCGGTTACTCGCTATAAACCTTTATAGTTATGTAAAAGAGCCTTTTACTGAAAAGGCAGCTTTTGATTTTGATCTCTTCAAAGATCATGTTCACAAGGCATTAAGATTAATGGATGACCTTGTAGACCTTGAATTAGAAAAAGTCGATAACATCCTGAAAAAAATAGAGTCAGACCCGGAACCTGATCAATACAAAAACAGGGAAAAGAAATTATGGACTAAAATCAGGAACAAAACAGCGAAAGGCAGACGTACCGGACTGGGAGTAACAGGCCTTGGTGATATGCTTGCCGGATTGGGTATTCAATACGGATCAGAAGCTTCCATCATCCTGGCGGAAAAAGTTCAAAAAACTCTGGCTCTTTCTGCATATTCCAGTTCCGTGAAACTCGCTGAAGAAAGAGGAGCCTTCCCGGTCTATGATGAAAATTTAGAGAAGGATCATCCGTTTTTAAACAGGATAAAAGATGAAGCCCCCGAGGTTATAGAAGGAATGAAGAAATTTGGCCGAAGGAATATCGCCATGCTTACCATTGCACCTACCGGATCGACCAGTCTTTTAACACAGACTACCTCAGGTATAGAACCGGTGTTTCGAATTTACTATACCAGGAGAAAAAAGGTCAATGATTCATCAGAAGTCACAGGAAAGCAATACTTCACCGATGAAAATGGAGATAAGTACGAAGAATTTGCAATCATTCATCACAAATTCAGAAACTGGTTAAGCTCCAAAGGCTTTACAGACGAAGAAATCACTCAATTAAAACCAAAAGATCTCGATAAGCTTATTAAAGATTCTCCCTACAGGCAGTCGAGCAGTGAACACATCGACTGGAAATCGAAGGTTAAGCTACAGGGTAAATTACAGAAATGGGTTGATCATTCGATTAGCGTGACTGTAAACCTACCGGAAAAAACCAGTCGTGAAGTGATATCCGGTTTGTACATGGATGCCTGGGAAGCTGGATGTAAAGGAATTACAGTTTACCGGGAAGGCAGCAGATCTGGAATCCTGGTTAGCGATGAAAGTAAAAAATCAACAGACTTCCAGGAGACGATAGCTCCAAAAAGACCTGAAATTCTTGATGCTTCTGTCATTCAGTTTCTGAATAATGACGAAAAATGGGTGGCAGTTGTCGGTTTATTAAACAATAAGCCTTACGAGATATTCACAGGTAGAGCTGATGACTCTTTTTCAATTTTATCTAAAGTCAAAAAGGGCAGAGTAATAAAAACCAAAGGAAAAAACGGCAAAAACAGGTATGACTTCCAGTATTTGGATGCCGACGGGTATAAGGTAACGATCGAAGGTTTATCCAGGACATTTAATGAAGAGTACTGGAACTATGCAAAATTAATCAGTGGTGTTTTACGCCATGGTATGCCACTAAAATATGCTGTAGAGATGATTGATGACCTCTACCTTGATGCCCCTACACTAAACACATGGAAAAACGGGGTTAAACGTGCTCTGCTACAATTCATTCCTGATGGTACCATACCAACTGATAATTTATGTCCGAATTGTAAATCACCTGCGATGAGCTATCAGGAATCATGCTTATTATGTAACAATTGCGGTTATAGTAAATGCGGTTAACCCTTCCAGGCTGTCAGTTTAAAACTGGTAGCCTAATTCCCACCCAATAATCATAAGAACAATCATTTGAGATCATGAGGAAGGTCATATCCATGCCCTGCGTGTGTTATTAATTTACACTCATGATCATTAATCCAGTAATATTAGAAAAATACGGTGCCAAACCGATTTTATTCAAAAAAGGTGAAATTCTTTTCAGAGAAAGATCCGAAGCAACGCATTTTTACCAGGTTGCCAGTGGAATAGTCAAAATGAATAATTTCAATGAAGAAGGGACTGAATTTATCCAGGGAATGTTTCATGAAGGAGAAAGCTTTGGTGAACCGCCTCTTTTTGGTGATTTTAAATATCCTTCTAATGCAGAAGCGGTAACAGAATCCGTTCTTTGGAAAATCCCCAAAGAAAATTTCCTCAACCTCCTCAAAGAAAACTTTGACCTGCATTTAAAATTCTGTTCGTTATTAAGTCAGCGTCTTCAGTTTAAGGCTATGATTGCCAAGGAGATTTCAACAAACACTCCTGAACACCGAATCCTGACACTCATTGAATATTTTCAAAAAAAGTCATCAAAGAATGCAAACTGTCCATTTTTTGAAGTTCCTTTTACCCGTCAGCAAATTGCAGATATGACCGGATTAAGAGTTGAAACGGTAATCAGAACGATCAAAGCCCTGACCAAGGAGAATAAGCTACAAATCATCAACAGAAAAGTTTTTTACCCAGCTGAAAAAGAACTGGCCTGATACCGATCAAGTACCAGGCCTGTTAGATTAAAAATCCTTTGCTTTACATTGCCAGGAAATTGTCCATACCGGACCGGCAACCCAAAGCAAGGAAAAAAACAATGAAATGATTATCCCCAGGGAAGTCCCAAAGAACTTATTAAATACTGCGCCTGTATATCCCAGCAAAGCAGATATATCAAGCTGTAACATCACTAATGTGCGACACAGGTCGATTGGGTTAATCACGGTCATTGCCAGTGAAAAAGTTTCTAAAGGGTATTCTTCAAATATAAATAATGACATGAGAAACAATCCATCATAAATAATGGCCATAAACAACCAGATGATAATGGCCAGTCCAAATCCTTTTATCTTGTTTGAATTTTTCATTGCCACCAAAAACGAAATTGCCAGGAAGGCCATAGTTAAAATTGATCCTGCGATTAGAATAGTCAGAAAATTAAGTATGGTATCGGCTCCACCAAATCCATAGAAAATAAACGGGATGGTGATTCCAGCGATAAAACTGATGACAATGGAAAATGCTAACCCAAAATACTCACCGAGAAAAATATCCCGTCTTTTTATAGGCTGAGCCAGTAATAGTTCGATAAAGTCTTTTGAATTATAATAATACATCACTCCAAAGAGCGTTCCGATAAGCGGACAAAGGATAATTACAATATTCATCAGGCTGGCAAGAGCTCTTGAAGAATCATTACTCATGTATAGTAAAGAAGAAGATGTAATCAGAAAAAACAGAAA encodes the following:
- a CDS encoding adenosylcobalamin-dependent ribonucleoside-diphosphate reductase produces the protein MKSTTSIENESLKSYPEPEVSEASKKYFNGDTLAAEVWKNKYALKNGEGEYFERTPDNMHKRIAREFSRIENKYPTPLKEKEIYALLKNFNYIIPQGSPMAGIGNDFQISSLSNCFVIGVENDADSYGAIMSLDEELVQLMKRRGGVGLDLSSVRPKGSKVHNSALTATGIVPFMHRFSNSTREVAQGGRRGALMLTLSSKHPDALDFTKAKRDTTSVTGANISLKVDDEFIKAVKDHTQYIQQFPLNSEDPKLTKKIKAEDLWDEIIEGAWKSAEPGVIFWDTVQRESLPDRYHKHGFTTTSTNPCGEIPLCPYDSCRLLAINLYSYVKEPFTEKAAFDFDLFKDHVHKALRLMDDLVDLELEKVDNILKKIESDPEPDQYKNREKKLWTKIRNKTAKGRRTGLGVTGLGDMLAGLGIQYGSEASIILAEKVQKTLALSAYSSSVKLAEERGAFPVYDENLEKDHPFLNRIKDEAPEVIEGMKKFGRRNIAMLTIAPTGSTSLLTQTTSGIEPVFRIYYTRRKKVNDSSEVTGKQYFTDENGDKYEEFAIIHHKFRNWLSSKGFTDEEITQLKPKDLDKLIKDSPYRQSSSEHIDWKSKVKLQGKLQKWVDHSISVTVNLPEKTSREVISGLYMDAWEAGCKGITVYREGSRSGILVSDESKKSTDFQETIAPKRPEILDASVIQFLNNDEKWVAVVGLLNNKPYEIFTGRADDSFSILSKVKKGRVIKTKGKNGKNRYDFQYLDADGYKVTIEGLSRTFNEEYWNYAKLISGVLRHGMPLKYAVEMIDDLYLDAPTLNTWKNGVKRALLQFIPDGTIPTDNLCPNCKSPAMSYQESCLLCNNCGYSKCG
- a CDS encoding Crp/Fnr family transcriptional regulator, whose protein sequence is MIINPVILEKYGAKPILFKKGEILFRERSEATHFYQVASGIVKMNNFNEEGTEFIQGMFHEGESFGEPPLFGDFKYPSNAEAVTESVLWKIPKENFLNLLKENFDLHLKFCSLLSQRLQFKAMIAKEISTNTPEHRILTLIEYFQKKSSKNANCPFFEVPFTRQQIADMTGLRVETVIRTIKALTKENKLQIINRKVFYPAEKELA
- a CDS encoding ABC transporter permease — translated: MKRILKYSFFDMIRSRWSIFYFLFFLITSSSLLYMSNDSSRALASLMNIVIILCPLIGTLFGVMYYYNSKDFIELLLAQPIKRRDIFLGEYFGLAFSIVISFIAGITIPFIFYGFGGADTILNFLTILIAGSILTMAFLAISFLVAMKNSNKIKGFGLAIIIWLFMAIIYDGLFLMSLFIFEEYPLETFSLAMTVINPIDLCRTLVMLQLDISALLGYTGAVFNKFFGTSLGIIISLFFSLLWVAGPVWTISWQCKAKDF